Within Amycolatopsis sp. FDAARGOS 1241, the genomic segment CCGCCATACGCCACCCGCACCCGATGAGCGCGCACGTGCACCACCTCGACGGCAAGGCATACGGCGACGACCCCGACCGCTGCGTCGCATCACACCGACAGTGCAACCTCGACGCCGGCGACCCCACTGCAGCGGCCGACCCCGCACCCCGACCCATGACCAGGTGGTGACACGTGCGCACACAAGCCTCTGACCTGCGAAAACGAGTGACCACAGTGGACAACGCTCTGACCTGCGGTTTTTTGGGAGCCCCGATCACCCCGGACATCCACGTCCCTATGTTCTCTCTCTCCCCGCTGTCTCGGGACCCGCGATGAGCCCCGCGAAGCGACTGCCGACATCCACTGACGTGCTCGGCGCGACCCGCGCGGCGCTGCGCGAGCTGGAGACGGACGACGAGGACCGTGCCGCGGTCGCGCTGGCCGTTCGGCTCGCTTCCGCGATTGATCAGGAGGAATCCGGCCGAACCCTGGCGGAACTCGCCGGAAAGCTGCTGAACGTGCTGGCCGAGCTCGGTGCGACCCCGGCCGCCCGGAAGGCGATCCTGCCGAAGGGAGGTCCCCAGGTTGACAGCCCTGCTCGAACCGCCCGCGACGAGCTCCGCGAGCGCCGCGCCGCTCGGTCGTACGGAGCCGCGGATCTGGACGCCGCCTCTTCGTGAGCTGACGCCGGATACCTCGTACGGCTTCGACGTGATCGACTTCGCGCGCGATGTGATCTCGATGCCGCTGGACCCGTGGCAGGAGTGGCTGGTGGTCCACGCCGGCGAGCTGCTGCCGGACGGCCGGCCCCGTTTCCGGACGGTGCTGGTGCTGGTGGCGCGCCAGAACGGCAAGACGCACCTGCTGGTCGTGCTGTCGCTGTTCTGGCTGTTCATCGAGCAGCTGCGGCTTGTGCTCGGCACCTCCACGAACCTCGACTATGCGCGCGAGTCGTGGGAGAAGGCGGTCGACATCGCCGAGGCGTGCCCGGAGCTGGCCGAGGAGATCGCGCAGGTTCGCAAGGCCAACGGCGAGCAGTTCATGCGCACGATCTACCGCACCCGCTACAAGATCGCCGCGTCGAACCGCAAGGGCGGCCGGTCGCTCACGATCAACCGGCTGATCGCCGACGAGCTGCGCGAGCATCACGACTGGTCCGCCTACAACGCCGCCATGCCCGCGATGAACGCCGTGCCGGACGCGCAGGCGTGGCTGATCTCCAATCAGGGCGACCATCGCGCCGTGGTGCTGGATTCGCTGCGCAAGGCCGCGCTGGCCGCCGTCGAGGACGGCACCGCCGGTGACCCGAACTCAGAGGAGCGGCTCGGGCTGTTCGAGTGGTCGGCGCCGGACGGCTCCCGCGCCACCGACGTGACCGCGCTGGCGCAGGCCAACCCGAACCTCGGCCGCCGGATCGACCTCGCCGGGCTGCTCGGCGACGCCCGCCGCGCCGAGGCCGCGGGCGGTGAGGAGCTGACCGGGTTCCTGACCGAGATCCTGTGCATGAAGGTCCCGATGCTCGACCCGGCGATCGACGCCGCGCAGTGGGGCGCCGACGCCCCGGGCGGGTGTCTGGACCCGGGCGACCTGTCCGCGATCGCGCGCGGCCGGATCGCGCTGTGCTTCGACGCCGCGCCCGACGGCCGGCACGGGACGCTCGTTGCGGCCGGTGTGCTCGGCGACGGCCGGGTGCGGGTCGAGGTGGTTTCGGCGTGGGACGACGCGAAGAAGATGCGCCGGGAAATGCGCGATTGGATCCGTCGCGTCGGCCCCGGCGTGATCGGCTGGTTCCCGTCGGGCCCGGCCGCCGCCTACGCCGCCGAGCTCGCCGACACCGAGCAGGCCGACTGGCCGCCCGCGGGTGTCACCGTCGAGGCGATTCGCTCGGACGTGACCGCGGTGTGCATGGGCTTCGCCGACCTCGTGCAGGCCGGGGAGATCGCCCACTCCGATGACCCGCTGCTGAACGCGCAGATCGCGAGCACCGAGAAGCTGCGCCAAGGCGACGGCTGGCGCTTCACCCGCCGCGGCGCCGGCCACTGCGACGCCACCTACGCCACCGCCGGTGCCGTGCACCTAGCGCGGACCCTGCCCGATGAGAAGCCCGCCGGCTGGTTCGGCGTGGTGTGAGGAGACCACTGTGGACGGCACCGACAACCTGCAATGTGGCGGTGGTTACCGCGCGCCAGATCTGCCGTACGAGCTGGCGGAAATGCCTGCGGGGCCAGCGCAGGGCGCGCCGTGCCCGGGATTCGAGTACAGCGGTACCGACCTGGTACACGCGCTGACGTGCTGCGAGCGGTGCCACCGCTACGCCCGCACGCACGCGGAGGAGAACCGACGTGGATGAAGTGCTGAAGAAGTTCCGCGCGCTGTGGCCGCCGGCGGCGCAGGTGCTCGGCGTGCTCGCCGTGCTGGCCGGGCTGGTGCTGCTGGTGACCGTGCTCGCCGGGCCGGTGTTCGGCGTGGTCGCCGCGCTGGTGCTCGGTGGCCTGGCCCTCGCCGCGCTCGGCGTGCTGCGTGAAGCCGGGAGGCTGTGATGGGGCTGGGGAAGACGTTCATGCGCTCGGCCGTGGCCGAGCAGCAGCTACGGATGATCGTCTCGAACGGCTGGCAGATCGGGCCGAGTGCCGCGATCGCCGGTGACGAGGTGTACGGATGGGCGGGGTTCGTCCGCGCGCTCGGCATTCCGGGCGTGGGCCGGGCGGTCGCGCTGATCTCCGACCTGATCGGCGGGCTGCCGTGGGACGCCTACACCAGCCACGGCCGCGATTTCGCCGAGAAGATCACCCCGCGGCCGGCGCTGCTCGAGCAGCCGAACCCGGAAGAGGCCGGGATCAACACGTTCTCTGCGTGGGTGGCTGACTACCTGCTGCACGGCAACGCAGTCGGCATCATCGTCGAGCGGAACGCGCTCGGCGTTCCCACCGCTGCGCTGCCGGTGCCGACGTGGGCGGTCGGTGTGCGCCGCGTCGACGGGTGGACCAACTCCGTGTTGCCGAAAGGTGCGATCGAGTACAGCATCGCCGGGAAGTCGTTCAGCGCGTACGACATTCTCCACGTGAAGGGCCTGTGCGAGCCGGGCAGGCTGCGCGGCGTCGGCGTGCTCGAGGCGCACCTGAACGGCAACGGCTCGCTCGACCTCGCCGCCGAGCTTGCGCGGCAAGCCCGCAACATCGACGCCACCGGCATCCCCACCGGCGTGCTGAAGGCGACCAGCCCGGACGTGACCCCGGACCAACTGCGCGAGGCCAAGCAGCTGTGGTTGGAGACGCAGCGGGACCGGACGGTGGCCGCGCTCGCGCCCAGCACCGACTTCGAGCCGCTGTCGTGGGACCCGGAGAAGATGCAGCTCGTCGAAGCACGGAAGCTGTCGCTGCTGGAGGTCGCGAACGTCTTCGGCCTGCCGCCGCGG encodes:
- a CDS encoding HNH endonuclease; this encodes MSHSWARGSTRRWRKLRLAVLTRDHWTCQLCHKPIDPAIRHPHPMSAHVHHLDGKAYGDDPDRCVASHRQCNLDAGDPTAAADPAPRPMTRW
- a CDS encoding terminase, producing the protein MIDFARDVISMPLDPWQEWLVVHAGELLPDGRPRFRTVLVLVARQNGKTHLLVVLSLFWLFIEQLRLVLGTSTNLDYARESWEKAVDIAEACPELAEEIAQVRKANGEQFMRTIYRTRYKIAASNRKGGRSLTINRLIADELREHHDWSAYNAAMPAMNAVPDAQAWLISNQGDHRAVVLDSLRKAALAAVEDGTAGDPNSEERLGLFEWSAPDGSRATDVTALAQANPNLGRRIDLAGLLGDARRAEAAGGEELTGFLTEILCMKVPMLDPAIDAAQWGADAPGGCLDPGDLSAIARGRIALCFDAAPDGRHGTLVAAGVLGDGRVRVEVVSAWDDAKKMRREMRDWIRRVGPGVIGWFPSGPAAAYAAELADTEQADWPPAGVTVEAIRSDVTAVCMGFADLVQAGEIAHSDDPLLNAQIASTEKLRQGDGWRFTRRGAGHCDATYATAGAVHLARTLPDEKPAGWFGVV
- a CDS encoding phage portal protein, giving the protein MGLGKTFMRSAVAEQQLRMIVSNGWQIGPSAAIAGDEVYGWAGFVRALGIPGVGRAVALISDLIGGLPWDAYTSHGRDFAEKITPRPALLEQPNPEEAGINTFSAWVADYLLHGNAVGIIVERNALGVPTAALPVPTWAVGVRRVDGWTNSVLPKGAIEYSIAGKSFSAYDILHVKGLCEPGRLRGVGVLEAHLNGNGSLDLAAELARQARNIDATGIPTGVLKATSPDVTPDQLREAKQLWLETQRDRTVAALAPSTDFEPLSWDPEKMQLVEARKLSLLEVANVFGLPPRFLGAPSGDSMTYANSETESIDLLKYTIGGHLRRFEQTLSLLFPRGTQVRADLDEVLRADTAARYSAYETGIRAGFLRKSEARAKETDLPPVPGIDDPPKPVQPPAPPDAHAAPQDAQSDQNAQPDPTAKESA